One genomic segment of Arthrobacter sp. zg-Y1110 includes these proteins:
- a CDS encoding DUF1272 domain-containing protein produces the protein MLEIRPNCECCNRDLAPSDETYICTFECTWCPTCVDRFQDRACPNCGGNLQPRPIRPAWWLEENPPSTMRVVSPDCQKQLAAR, from the coding sequence ATGCTTGAAATCCGCCCAAACTGTGAATGCTGCAATCGGGATCTCGCTCCGTCTGATGAGACTTACATTTGCACGTTCGAATGCACTTGGTGCCCAACCTGTGTAGACCGCTTTCAAGATCGTGCATGCCCCAACTGTGGCGGAAACCTTCAACCGCGCCCCATCCGCCCCGCGTGGTGGCTGGAGGAAAACCCCCCAAGCACCATGAGGGTCGTCTCTCCGGACTGCCAAAAACAACTCGCCGCCAGATAG
- a CDS encoding PASTA domain-containing protein, with protein sequence MVERMLKRVLVPDVVGLPFHVGRDIADEAGVTLANPDPDGPPIGAIAWPGLFYITWQDPRAGFELNQGDSVRVEVVEHGGAQNGALTRDPSGPPALAAHAQTEADTV encoded by the coding sequence ATGGTGGAGCGCATGTTGAAGAGAGTTCTCGTTCCCGACGTGGTCGGACTACCGTTCCATGTTGGCCGGGACATCGCGGATGAAGCAGGCGTCACTCTTGCCAACCCAGATCCCGATGGGCCACCGATCGGTGCCATCGCATGGCCGGGCTTGTTCTACATCACCTGGCAAGACCCGCGGGCGGGCTTCGAACTGAACCAGGGGGACTCAGTGAGGGTGGAAGTCGTCGAACACGGCGGCGCGCAAAACGGTGCCCTAACGCGCGACCCATCGGGCCCGCCGGCACTTGCGGCTCACGCGCAAACAGAAGCTGACACCGTCTAG